The following are from one region of the Aspergillus chevalieri M1 DNA, chromosome 1, nearly complete sequence genome:
- a CDS encoding putative prefoldin subunit 2 (BUSCO:EOG09265BAK;~COG:O;~EggNog:ENOG410PPNG;~InterPro:IPR002777,IPR027235,IPR009053;~PFAM:PF01920;~go_component: GO:0016272 - prefoldin complex [Evidence IEA];~go_function: GO:0051082 - unfolded protein binding [Evidence IEA];~go_process: GO:0006457 - protein folding [Evidence IEA]) produces MASQPQINPKKQQELQLQYTNFKNTLQQMAQKIGDMEQEGEEHRLVIETLEPLPKERKCFRMVNGVLVERTISDVLPALKTNSDGLKQVLEEMLKQYKSKQTELDEWKKKNNIQVVQP; encoded by the exons ATGGCTAGCCAACCGCAGATCAACCCCAAGAAGCAGCAGG AGCTGCAGCTTCAATACACGAACTTCAAGAACACGCTGCAACAAATGGCACAGAAGATTGGTGATATGGAgcaagaaggagaagagcaCAG ACTTGTCATTGAGACCCTCGAACCTCTCCCGAAAGAACGAAAGTGCTTCCGCATGGTGAACGGCGTGCTGGTCGAGCGCACAATCTCAGACGTCCTCCCTGCCCTTAAAACGAACTCTGATGGATTGAAACAAGTGCTGGAGGAAATGCTGAAGCAGTACAAGTCGAAGCAAACAGAGCTGGATGAGTGGAAG aaaaagaacaacATTCAGGTCGTGCAGCCATAG
- a CDS encoding uncharacterized protein (COG:K;~EggNog:ENOG410PJGV;~InterPro:IPR003958,IPR009072,IPR003956,IPR027113;~PFAM:PF00125,PF00808;~go_component: GO:0005634 - nucleus [Evidence IEA];~go_component: GO:0016602 - CCAAT-binding factor complex [Evidence IEA];~go_function: GO:0001228 - DNA-binding transcription activator activity, RNA polymerase II-specific [Evidence IEA];~go_function: GO:0043565 - sequence-specific DNA binding [Evidence IEA];~go_function: GO:0046982 - protein heterodimerization activity [Evidence IEA];~go_process: GO:0006355 - regulation of transcription, DNA-templated [Evidence IEA]): MSSTSPSKEPEVDPEAQSNEDAEMDKDPDQAHGQEFEVKEQDRWLPIANVARIMKTALPENAKIAKEAKECMQECVSEFISFITSEASEKCQQEKRKTVNGEDILFAMTSLGFENYAEALKIYLSKYRETQSARGENQGRPPSSGYSAAPQTGRPGTAASGSFPDATNNANSILNPALDPSEQDTAAYGYPPMPHNGAGGESY; this comes from the exons ATGTCGTCGACCTCTCCCTCGAAGGAACCGGAGGTGGACCCGGAGGCGCAGTCAAATGAAGACGCAGAAATGGATAAGGATCCAGATCAAGCGCATGGTCAAGAGTTCGAGGTGAAGGAGCAGGACCGATGGCTCCCGATTGCAAATG TTGCGCGTATTATGAAGACGGCTCTGCCTGAAAATGCGaaaatcgcaaaagaggccAAGGAATGCATGCAAGAATGCGTGAGCGAATTCATCTCATTTATCACCAGTGAAG CCTCCGAAAAATGTCAGCAGGAGAAACGCAAGACCGTTAACGGCGAGGATATTCTGTTCGCTATGACGTCGCTCGGGTTTGAGAACTATGCTGAGGCTCTCAAAATTTATCTTTCCAAGTATCGCGAG ACCCAGTCCGCAAGAGGAGAGAATCAGGGCCGGCCACCGAGCAGTGGTTACAGTGCGGCTCCCCAAACCGGACGCCCTGGTACCGCCGCCTCGGGAAGCTTCCCCGATGCTACCAACAATGCCAATAGCATCCTCAACCCAGCCCTCGATCCATCTGAGCAGGACACTGCGGCCTACGGATACCCACCCATGCCTCACAATGGAGCCGGTGGAGAATCTTATTAG
- a CDS encoding fungal specific transcription factor domain-containing protein (COG:K;~EggNog:ENOG410PJYV;~InterPro:IPR007219;~PFAM:PF04082;~go_function: GO:0003677 - DNA binding [Evidence IEA];~go_function: GO:0008270 - zinc ion binding [Evidence IEA];~go_process: GO:0006351 - transcription, DNA-templated [Evidence IEA]) — protein MSEPESVAAKSLSPNSAGQQLTTLTTPVPGNTNAFNNNHGTSPISARQAYQQQPTPGPAGDPDAHTDLEQRLVNLIDDGDSGRREIQRGVRAIYVGHELSNMSFLIRQQRDKDDDVYHFAGNEIPRRQLKIGHDQLVMDALTLPEQALADELVQAYFTYVNPGYPIIDEDLFMAQYRNRDPADPPPVLLLQAILLVGSHVSRPKAERDALKEIFFRRTKWLFDSRIERNRDIMVQAALLMTWHTESADDDVASNAHYWVGVAARIATGLGMHRNPVSSTFVPRDRHMWRRLWYILVQFDVMVSLSYGRPQAINLEDSDVSPLTPADFEGCGSHAQIEYVIHFSELCIMISHIVRERFGLRVSPERRKAALQEADEALANWSLKLPDNLRLRASDMDPWSAMLHLTYNNFLILLHRPHPRASAYSDDYGPHDAEICSAAAGVIASIFEELRLNSRLKLLWYSGVHTLFTAMIQVRVELRFSNPVLAINALRRFDSASHSLRELSQYWAHAATILRLFEDSKRLQEDLRTATTERPRQFSGSHERNRNTNPNALSTPVPEQSPSNIAPPTPDISQLRSTLNQPQQFDNWIPPPTTLPPVDPIDHSRELLDWRQLFSFTDPDQPVPMAFEGLPELEDEWRQIYWQEMPMADLLQDGGWMHG, from the coding sequence ATGTCTGAACCGGAATCGGTTGCTGCGAAATCTCTCTCTCCGAACTCCGCCGGTCAGCAACTGACTACTCTTACAACACCCGTGCCGGGAAATACCAATGCATTCAATAATAACCATGGGACTTCTCCGATATCTGCGCGTCAGGCGTATCAGCAGCAACCGACTCCGGGCCCGGCGGGTGATCCAGATGCCCATACAGACTTGGAGCAACGGTTGGTGAATCTTATCGATGATGGTGATAGTGGGCGGCGGGAAATTCAGAGGGGTGTGCGGGCAATCTATGTTGGACATGAATTGTCGAACATGTCCTTCTTGATTCGCCAGCAACGGGATAAAGATGACGATGTGTATCATTTTGCTGGGAATGAGATTCCGCGACGACAGCTGAAAATTGGTCATGATCAGCTTGTCATGGACGCTCTGACTTTACCGGAGCAGGCTCTTGCGGATGAGTTAGTCCAGGCGTATTTTACATACGTCAACCCGGGGTATCCCATCATCGATGAGGATTTATTTATGGCCCAGTATCGCAATCGAGATCCAGCAGATCCTCCACCAGTTCTACTCTTACAGGCCATTCTGCTGGTAGGATCTCATGTCAGTCGTCCGAAAGCTGAGCGAGATGCCCTCAAAGAGATATTCTTTCGCCGCACAAAATGGCTGTTTGACAGTCGAATTGAGCGCAACCGTGACATTATGGTTCAAGCTGCACTTCTTATGACCTGGCATACGGAAAGTGCCGACGATGATGTGGCTTCGAATGCACATTACTGGGTTGGTGTCGCTGCTAGGATTGCAACCGGCCTTGGTATGCATCGTAATCCTGTCTCGAGTACATTCGTTCCTCGAGATAGACACATGTGGAGGAGGCTATGGTACATTTTGGTACAGTTTGACGTCATGGTATCGCTGTCGTATGGTAGACCACAGGCTATCAATCTAGAGGACTCTGATGTGTCTCCATTGACCCCTGCCGATTTTGAAGGCTGTGGATCCCACGCTCAAATTGAGTACGTGATCCATTTCTCAGAGTTATGCATCATGATATCGCACATCGTACGTGAGCGATTCGGGCTGCGCGTCAGCCCTGAACGACGCAAAGCGGCTCTCCAGGAAGCCGACGAAGCTTTGGCGAATTGGTCGCTAAAACTGCCGGATAACCTACGTCTTCGTGCGTCGGATATGGATCCGTGGTCTGCCATGCTTCACTTAACATACAACAACTTTCTAATTCTTCTCCATCGACCACATCCAAGAGCATCAGCATATTCGGATGACTATGGACCTCATGACGCAGAGATTTGCAGTGCAGCTGCAGGTGTCATTGCTTCTATTTTCGAAGAACTCCGTCTTAACAGCCGCTTGAAGCTCCTATGGTACTCTGGCGTCCATACCCTCTTTACAGCCATGATCCAGGTACGGGTGGAGCTCCGATTCTCCAACCCGGTTCTTGCAATCAACGCACTGCGTCGTTTCGACTCAGCATCGCATTCGCTTCGTGAGCTTTCTCAATATTGGGCTCATGCAGCCACTATCCTCCGCTTGTTCGAAGATTCTAAACGTCTCCAAGAAGACTTACGAACAGCCACAACTGAAAGACCTCGCCAATTCAGCGGATCGCACGAACGAAATCGAAACACCAACCCCAACGCTCTTTCCACTCCCGTCCCCGAACAATCTCCCTCTAACATTGCCCCTCCCACACCCGACATATCCCAACTACGCAGTACATTAAACCAACCGCAACAATTCGACAACTGGATTCCACCGCCAACAACACTACCGCCTGTTGACCCGATCGACCATTCACGAGAACTGCTGGATTGGAGACAATTGTTCTCGTTCACTGACCCTGATCAACCTGTTCCTATGGCTTTCGAGGGTCTTCCGGAGTTGGAGGATGAGTGGAGGCAGATTTATTGGCAGGAGATGCCGATGGCTGATCTTCTTCAGGATGGAGGGTGGATGCATGGGTAA
- a CDS encoding TatD family hydrolase (BUSCO:EOG09262X01;~COG:L;~EggNog:ENOG410PKSW;~InterPro:IPR032466,IPR001130;~PFAM:PF01026;~go_function: GO:0016788 - hydrolase activity, acting on ester bonds [Evidence IEA]) produces MSQGDNPRKETYNDHFPWELGVYDAHCHPTDTMASIAEIPQMKARTLTVMSTRGEDQDLVFDVAINFSKEDGNSNVENENCILPCFGWHPWFSYHILDDTNASPPSTTDETDEDLKKAHYKKVLTPSPKDDETGNTFISSLPPPKPLSHLLTETRTRLSTHPTALIGEIGLDRAFRLPNPWTTQEIETRDTTVTPGSREGRKLSPHRVHLEHQKVVLRAQLRLAGEMGRAVSVHSVQAHGAVFDVFKELWRGHERRIPSRKERRRRGSVAGAHEESEEEDAAKTSQSKTESEEKHKKPAFPFPPRICMHSYSGPVEAVKQFLHPANPSDVYFSFSNVINFSAPGAGKAIGVVKTLPDDRVLVESDLHTAGEVMDGLLEDVVRRVCEIRGWGLEEGVKILGENWRRFVYG; encoded by the coding sequence ATGTCCCAAGGTGACAACCCCAGGAAAGAAACATACAATGACCATTTCCCCTGGGAATTAGGTGTCTATGATGCCCACTGCCACCCAACAGATACAATGGCCTCAATCGCCGAGATCCCGCAGATGAAAGCGAGGACGCTCACGGTTATGTCTACGCGCGGTGAGGACCAGGATCTTGTCTTCGATGTTGCCATAAATTTCTCAAAAGAGGATGGCAACAGCAATGTTGAGAACGAAAACTGCATCCTCCCATGCTTCGGCTGGCATCCATGGTTCTCATATCACATCCTCGACGACACCAacgcatcaccaccatcaacaACCGACGAAACAGACGAAGATCTGAAGAAAGCACACTACAAAAAAGTCCTCACCCCGTCCCCAAAAGACGACGAAACTGGTAATACTTTCATATCCTCCCTCCCACCCCCAAAACCCCTCTCCCACCTCCTCACCGAAACCCGTACCCGCCTAAGCACCCACCCAACTGCGCTCATTGGCGAAATAGGCCTCGACCGCGCCTTCCGCCTGCCCAACCCCTGGACAACTCAGGAAATCGAAACTCGCGATACAACTGTGACACCTGGGTCGCGGGAGGGACGGAAACTATCTCCGCACCGGGTACATCTGGAGCACCAGAAGGTCGTGCTGAGAGCTCAGTTACGGCTTGCGGGGGAGATGGGGAGGGCGGTGTCTGTGCATAGTGTGCAGGCGCATGGGGCTGTGTTTGATGTATTCAAGGAACTATGGAGAGGACATGAGAGGAGGATTCCGAGtaggaaggagaggaggaggaggggaagtGTTGCTGGGGCACATGaggagagtgaggaggaggatgccGCTAAGACATCTCAATCCAAAACAGAATCAGAAGAAAAGCATAAGAAGCCAGCGTTTCCCTTTCCGCCACGCATCTGCATGCACTCATACTCCGGTCCCGTGGAAGCAGTGAAGCAATTCCTGCATCCGGCCAACCCATCTGACGTCTATTTCTCGTTCTCGAATGTGATCAATTTCTCCGCACCGGGGGCTGGGAAGGCGATTGGTGTGGTTAAGACGCTGCCTGATGATAGGGTTCTTGTGGAGAGTGACTTGCACACGGCTGGGGAGGTGATGGATGGGCTTCTGGAGGATGTTGTAAGGAGGGTTTGTGAGATTCGGGGATGGGGGTTGGAGGAGGGGGTTAAGATTTTGGGAGAGAATTGGAGGAGGTTTGTTTACGGGTAG
- a CDS encoding putative alpha/beta hydrolase (COG:I;~EggNog:ENOG410PKS1;~InterPro:IPR000073,IPR029058;~MEROPS:MER0011785;~PFAM:PF12697), whose protein sequence is MASESLDSSESHAHNHGRRDSTPYAARGGLAAGSGWFPLGYREGFSQWWASIPAAVAEHKVLSHLPYLQRTPPTHQQTGKTTDATDGTVDSLQHTDTSQQSEVAASSLGDPYGPRRWKSSMVELSGKDRALNEFSVERLGEEADQHLVMLHGYGAGLGFFYKNFEPLSRLKGWQLHALDMLGMGRSTRPPFRIKAKKREDAIKEAEDWFVDALEEWRIKRKIERFTLLGHSLGGYMAVAYALKYPGRLNKLILASPVGIPEDPHAVTAEMPSESTLPSEVTQDQQRTTTAAVTPPLPGELQKGDNNVLLKGPVNATGAAATAPGAPPRRTLPKWFAYLWDQNISPFTLVRWAGPFGPRIVSGWTSRRFSHLPAEEAKSLHDYSYSIFSLRGSGEYALAYILAPGAFARSPLIRRIQDVGRQMIQPSSSSPNWEPAEVTDASQAPSPVPGASQPNDASTARAASQSTLVKRENGIPIVFMYGDHDWMDAAGGLAAKQKIEEERRRILQDATAEERKADNGSAKVVVIKRSGHHVYLDGYEEFNKTILEEMEDVNRRERGRRP, encoded by the exons ATGGCGTCGGAATCGTTGGATTCATCGGAAAGTCATGCCCATAACCATGGCCGCCGCgacagtactccgtatgcagCTCGAGGTGGTCTGGCAGCGGGTTCGGGTTGGTTTCCCTTAGGATACAGAGAGGGCTTCAGTCAATGG TGGGCTAGTATCCCGGCTGCTGTCGCAGAGCACAAGGTGCTCTCCCATCTACCGTACTTACAACGCACACCTCCGACACATCAGCAGACAGGTAAAACGACAGACGCGACGGATGGGACAGTCGACAGTTTGCAACATACAGATACCAGTCAGCAAAGCGAAGTGGCTGCCAGTTCCCTCGGTGATCCGTACGGTCCCCGTCGATGGAAGTCCAGCATGGTCGAGTTGAGCGGCAAGGATCGCGCGCTCAACGAATTCTCGGTTGAACGACTCGGGGAGGAGGCTGATCAACATTTGGTTATGCTGCATGGATATGGCGCTGGGCTGGGATTTTTCTATAAGAACTTCGAACCGTTGAGTCGGCTCAAAGGATGGCAACTACATGCACTGGACATGCTGGGCATGGGTCGTAGCACCCGTCCTCCATTCCGAATCAAGGCCAAAAAGCGGGAGGATGCGATCAAAGAGGCTGAGGACTGGTTTGTGGATGCTCTAGAGGAGTGGCGCATTAAGCGCAAGATCGAGCGCTTTACCCTTCTTGGCCACAGTCTTGGAGGATACATGGCCGTAGCCTATGCGCTCAAATACCCTGGTCGTCTGAACAAACTCATCCTTGCCTCACCCGTTGGTATCCCTGAAGATCCCCACGCTGTGACTGCTGAGATGCCATCAGAGTCGACTCTGCCCAGCGAGGTCACCCAGGATCAGCAGCGCACGACTACCGCAGCCGTCACCCCTCCTCTCCCGGGGGAACTACAGAAAGGTGATAACAATGTGCTTCTCAAGGGCCCCGTGAATGCTACGGGAGCCGCGGCCACGGCACCAGGCGCTCCACCTCGTCGAACGCTTCCCAAGTGGTTTGCCTACCTCTGGGACCAGAACATCTCACCTTTCACGCTCGTGCGCTGGGCAGGTCCCTTCGGACCGCGTATTGTCTCTGGTTGGACGTCGCGACGCTTTTCGCACCTCCCCGCCGAGGAGGCTAAGTCGTTACACGACTACTCCTACTCCATCTTCAGTCTTCGAGGCAGCGGAGAGTATGCACTGGCATACATTCTCGCCCCAGGAGCATTCGCTCGCAGTCCTTTGATCAGACGTATTCAGGACGTTGGACGACAGATGATTCagccttcttcatcctctccgAACTGGGAACCGGCCGAAGTGACAGATGCCTCGCAGGCCCCATCTCCTGTGCCAGGCGCGAGCCAACCCAATGATGCGTCCACAGCCCGTGCCGCTAGCCAGTCTACGCTGGTCAAACGCGAGAACGGCATCCCAATCGTCTTCATGTACGGAGACCACGACTGGATGGATGCCGCAGGCGGGCTTGCAGCCAAACAAAAGATTGAAGAGGAGAGACGACGGATTCTACAGGATGCCACCGCGGAAGAACGCAAGGCAGATAATGGCTCAGCCAAGGTAGTTGTTATCAAGAGATCCGGGCACCATGTTTACCTCGACGGATATGAAGAGTTCAACAAGACGATcttggaggagatggaggatgttAATCGGAGGGAGAGAGGTAGGAGACCATAA
- a CDS encoding Spo7-like protein (COG:S;~EggNog:ENOG410PIZ8;~InterPro:IPR005605;~PFAM:PF03907;~TransMembrane:2 (i103-121o145-163i);~go_function: GO:0019888 - protein phosphatase regulator activity [Evidence IEA]), whose amino-acid sequence MATSANLDQLVKGSTPSSNHTHSAPAPSSSSSSELSDSSSFAPQSSPTASPDLTSSSPSPASPPDPLSTLPSSPPQIYLNLLILESSLRAQYLALRERRRQNTFFLLLLAAWITYFAYALFLRPREDGRGVGGSVYWVVEMGEKVALLGGIVTALLVWGTGQWERGIRWPRRWLAVANRGLRTMNTKIVVIRGPWWQELLGYLSFLFPFSTPFFPSPTGNFRYVDRNLSEKRGGRPHYPQYYSSVDDESGLVEEDLSPGGDYIRLLLLPKSFSPEFRENWDDYRAEFWDKENERRAQLRQKLQERERQQAQQNKARFWWMSFAWKSSSPASPSQQRRRPAATGTPQYHRHHHSSSSNLKSPTRRGTRSDSHSRTPSRSTTPVDADERPPSRSGTTGRPRRGSTTPSSTPSGTERRKRSNSKTIPPHGLSPLTQAQIREGVPPEIREVGNAG is encoded by the coding sequence ATGGCCACTTCCGCCAACCTCGACCAGTTGGTCAAGGGATCTACTCCCTCTTCTAATCACACACACTCAGCTCCAGCTccttcgtcctcatcctcttccgaACTATCCGACTCGTCATCCTTCGCTCCCCAATCCTCACCCACCGCATCGCCCGATCTCAcctcatcatcgccatcccCGGCATCCCCGCCGGATCCGCTGTCGACCCTGCcttcctcccctcctcaGATCTATCTGAACCTTCTGATTCTCGAAAGCTCCCTACGGGCTCAATATCTCGCATTACGCGAACGTCGCCGGCAAAATACTTTTTTCCTACTTTTGCTGGCTGCCTGGATCACCTACTTTGCTTATGCATTGTTCCTCCGGCCACGAGAGGATGGCCGCGGCGTGGGCGGATCCGTATACTGGGTGGTCGAGATGGGTGAGAAGGTCGCTTTGCTAGGAGGAATCGTTACAGCGCTACTGGTCTGGGGTACTGGTCAATGGGAGCGTGGAATTCGCTGGCCGCGGCGCTGGCTCGCCGTCGCCAACCGCGGCTTGCGTACGATGAACACTAAGATTGTGGTCATTCGCGGGCCCTGGTGGCAGGAGCTACTAGGCTACCTgtccttcctcttccctttttcGACGCCGTTCTTCCCTTCGCCAACCGGAAATTTCCGTTACGTTGACCGAAACCTATCCGAGAAGCGCGGGGGTCGGCCGCACTACCCGCAGTATTATAGCAGCGTGGACGATGAATCGGGACTGGTGGAGGAGGACCTCAGCCCGGGAGGCGACTATATTCGGTTGCTCCTTTTGCCCAAGTCTTTTTCTCCGGAGTTCCGCGAGAACTGGGACGACTACCGTGCGGAATTCTGGGATAAAGAAAACGAACGACGTGCGCAGCTGCGGCAAAAGCTGCAGGAGCGGGAGCGCCAACAGGCACAGCAAAATAAGGCTAGATTCTGGTGGATGAGCTTTGCATGGAAGTCTTCATCCCCTGCGTCGCCGTCGCAGCAGCGTCGACGGCCTGCAGCAACGGGAACGCCCCAGTATCATCGCCATCATCATAGCTCGAGTTCTAACCTTAAATCTCCCACGCGTCGCGGTACACGCTCGGATTCCCATTCGCGCACGCCTTCTCGCAGCACTACTCCCGTAGATGCGGACGAGCGTCCTCCCTCGCGCTCGGGCACCACCGGCCGTCCGCGGCGAGGAAGTACAACCCCGTCCTCCACGCCGTCAGGCACAGAGCGGCGAAAGAGGAGCAATTCCAAGACTATTCCTCCTCATGGACTGTCGCCTTTAACTCAGGCCCAAATCAGGGAGGGAGTGCCTCCGGAGATTCGAGAAGTGGGCAATGCAGGATGA